In Leisingera methylohalidivorans DSM 14336, a single genomic region encodes these proteins:
- a CDS encoding precorrin-2 C(20)-methyltransferase, producing the protein MGKVICAGLGPGDPDLMSVRSHRLISGARHIAYFRKAGRQGQARAIVEGMLAEGVTEHAMEYPVTTEIHFSDPEYNRVLGEFYDRWADTLAEIAQDEDVVVLCEGDPFLYGSYMHLYTRLQGRAAQEIVPGITGMSGCWTASGQPITWGDDVLTVAMATLSEDELAKRAAETDALVVMKIGRNLPKLRRALERAGRAEDAWLVERGTMPGQTVQKLSEIDGEVPYFSIVLVHGQGRRP; encoded by the coding sequence ATGGGTAAAGTCATCTGCGCCGGGCTTGGCCCCGGGGATCCCGACCTGATGAGCGTCCGCTCGCACCGGCTGATCTCCGGCGCGCGCCACATCGCCTATTTCCGCAAAGCGGGCCGTCAGGGACAGGCCCGCGCCATTGTCGAGGGGATGCTGGCCGAGGGCGTCACCGAGCACGCGATGGAATACCCGGTCACCACCGAGATCCATTTCTCGGACCCCGAGTACAACCGGGTGCTGGGTGAGTTCTACGACCGGTGGGCCGACACCCTGGCCGAAATCGCGCAGGACGAAGACGTGGTGGTGCTGTGCGAGGGCGACCCGTTCCTCTATGGCTCTTACATGCATCTTTACACCCGCCTGCAGGGCCGCGCCGCGCAGGAGATCGTGCCCGGCATCACCGGCATGTCCGGCTGCTGGACCGCCTCCGGCCAGCCGATCACCTGGGGCGACGATGTGCTGACCGTGGCGATGGCCACCCTCAGCGAGGATGAGCTGGCCAAACGCGCCGCCGAGACGGACGCGCTGGTGGTGATGAAGATCGGCCGCAACCTGCCCAAGCTGCGCCGGGCGCTGGAGCGGGCGGGCCGCGCCGAAGACGCCTGGCTGGTCGAGCGCGGCACCATGCCGGGGCAGACCGTGCAGAAGCTTTCGGAGATCGACGGCGAAGTGCCTTATTTCTCCATCGTACTGGTTCACGGACAGGGACGCCGGCCATGA
- the cobJ gene encoding precorrin-3B C(17)-methyltransferase, whose amino-acid sequence MKLSQNGWVVIAGLGPGNEALVTQEVRDAIEEATDIVGYIPYVKRIEPRQGLTLHATDNRVEIDRATHALEMAAEGKRVVVVSSGDPGVFAMASAVFEALESNTGSKPEWLDLEIRVLPGITAMLAAAAAIGAPLGHDFAAINLSDNLKPWSLIEKRLQLVGEAGLAMAFYNPRSKSRPHQFARALEILREACGADTLITFARDVTKPGQELLTVPLKDATPEMADMRTVVIVGNRGTRRVGNYVYTPRYAAEG is encoded by the coding sequence ATGAAACTATCGCAAAACGGTTGGGTTGTGATTGCCGGGCTTGGCCCCGGAAACGAGGCGCTGGTAACGCAGGAAGTGCGCGACGCCATTGAGGAAGCCACTGATATTGTTGGCTATATCCCCTATGTCAAACGCATCGAACCGCGTCAGGGGCTGACCCTGCATGCCACCGACAACCGGGTCGAGATCGACCGCGCCACCCATGCGCTGGAGATGGCTGCCGAGGGCAAGCGGGTTGTCGTGGTGTCCTCTGGCGATCCGGGCGTCTTTGCCATGGCCTCTGCCGTGTTTGAAGCGCTGGAAAGCAACACCGGAAGTAAACCGGAGTGGCTGGATCTGGAGATTCGCGTGCTGCCGGGCATCACCGCGATGCTCGCCGCCGCCGCTGCCATCGGCGCGCCGCTGGGGCATGATTTCGCGGCGATCAACCTCAGCGACAACCTGAAGCCCTGGAGCCTGATCGAAAAGCGCCTGCAGCTGGTTGGCGAAGCCGGTCTGGCAATGGCGTTCTACAACCCGCGCTCCAAGTCGCGGCCGCATCAGTTTGCCCGCGCGCTGGAAATCCTGCGCGAAGCCTGCGGCGCCGACACGCTGATCACCTTTGCCCGCGACGTGACCAAACCGGGACAGGAACTGCTGACGGTGCCGCTGAAGGACGCAACGCCCGAGATGGCCGACATGCGCACGGTAGTGATTGTCGGCAACCGCGGCACCCGGCGGGTCGGCAACTATGTCTATACCCCCCGCTACGCGGCTGAGGGTTAA
- a CDS encoding cobalt-precorrin-6A reductase → MTRILLLGGTTEASALAKTLAETGADAVFSYAGRTAKPVSQPLPTRVGGFGGAEGLAAYLQAEGITHVVDATHPFAARMSRNAVHACELAEVPVCALERPAWQAGEGDQWVHVESIEEAAEALPGAAARVFLAIGKQSLAQFAAKPQHHYLLRLVDEPEADLPLPHTTVEIARGPFDAAGDTALMQRHGITHVVAKNAGGTGAAAKLTAARSLGLPVIMIGRPQVPARPVKGSVAAVMAWLSHPAA, encoded by the coding sequence ATGACACGCATCCTCTTGCTGGGCGGCACCACCGAGGCCTCGGCGCTGGCCAAAACCCTTGCTGAAACCGGCGCGGATGCGGTGTTTTCCTACGCGGGCCGCACCGCCAAACCCGTCAGTCAGCCGCTGCCCACCCGCGTCGGCGGTTTTGGCGGTGCCGAGGGACTGGCCGCTTACCTGCAAGCCGAGGGCATCACCCATGTGGTGGACGCAACCCATCCCTTTGCCGCCCGGATGAGCCGCAATGCGGTGCATGCCTGCGAATTGGCGGAGGTGCCGGTTTGCGCCCTTGAACGCCCGGCCTGGCAGGCCGGGGAGGGCGACCAATGGGTGCATGTGGAGAGCATAGAGGAAGCCGCCGAAGCCCTGCCCGGGGCGGCAGCCCGGGTGTTCCTGGCGATCGGCAAGCAGAGCCTGGCGCAGTTCGCGGCCAAGCCCCAGCACCATTACCTGCTGCGGCTGGTGGACGAACCCGAGGCGGATTTGCCGCTGCCGCATACCACGGTTGAGATTGCCCGCGGCCCGTTTGACGCGGCGGGCGACACAGCGCTGATGCAGCGCCACGGCATCACCCATGTGGTTGCCAAGAACGCCGGCGGCACGGGCGCTGCGGCCAAACTCACTGCCGCGCGCAGCCTTGGCCTGCCGGTCATCATGATCGGCAGGCCGCAGGTGCCCGCACGGCCCGTCAAGGGCAGCGTGGCAGCGGTTATGGCCTGGCTGTCCCATCCCGCTGCTTAA
- a CDS encoding precorrin-8X methylmutase: MLHTYETNGAAIYAESFATIRREADLARFNKDEESVVVRMIHAAGMVGLEEHVRFSEGMAECARAALAKGAPILCDAYMVSEGITRPRLPADNEVICTLRDPKVPEMAKEMSNTRSAAALELWRPKLEGAVVAIGNAPTALFHLLNMLKDPACPRPAAIIGCPVGFVGAMESKDALMEDLPVPSMIVKGRLGGSAITVAAVNALASWKE, from the coding sequence ATGCTCCACACCTATGAAACCAACGGCGCGGCGATCTATGCCGAAAGCTTTGCCACCATCCGCCGCGAGGCCGATCTGGCGCGCTTCAACAAGGACGAGGAAAGCGTTGTTGTCCGCATGATCCACGCCGCCGGCATGGTGGGGCTGGAGGAACACGTGCGCTTTTCCGAAGGCATGGCCGAATGTGCCCGTGCAGCACTTGCCAAAGGCGCGCCGATCCTCTGCGACGCCTATATGGTCAGCGAAGGCATCACCCGCCCGCGCCTGCCCGCGGACAACGAGGTGATCTGCACCCTGCGCGACCCCAAGGTGCCGGAGATGGCCAAGGAAATGTCCAACACCCGCTCTGCCGCGGCCCTCGAACTGTGGCGGCCGAAACTGGAGGGGGCCGTGGTTGCCATCGGCAACGCCCCGACCGCGCTGTTCCACTTGCTGAACATGCTCAAGGATCCCGCCTGCCCCCGCCCCGCCGCCATCATCGGCTGCCCGGTGGGTTTTGTCGGCGCGATGGAATCGAAAGACGCGCTGATGGAAGACCTGCCGGTGCCGTCGATGATCGTGAAGGGCCGCCTCGGCGGCTCCGCCATCACCGTCGCTGCGGTAAACGCGCTGGCGAGCTGGAAAGAGTAA
- a CDS encoding bifunctional cobalt-precorrin-7 (C(5))-methyltransferase/cobalt-precorrin-6B (C(15))-methyltransferase: protein MSDGLSKHWLTIIGLGENGLEGLCDASRKALAEAEVIFGGPRHLELVNASSRGQPWPVPFSIGPVLAMRGRKVAVLASGDPFWHGAGGSLSRHLEAGEWVSHPVPSTFALAANHLAWKLEEVLCHGLHAAPYARLRPVLGNGTRAICTMRDGAAPAELAEWLVAEGFGPSQLTVMECLGGPRQRVRSVCAEGFSLQDIQAPVAVAVEAAGCKGLPQAPGLADDLFASDGQITKRPIRALTLSALAPRAGELLWDIGGGSGSVSVEWCLAAPGARAIAFEPRESRLQNIRANAAGFGLDHRMTAVPGKAPDVLVGHPLPDCVFIGGGGSKDLLDHLWEILPAGTRLVANGVTLETETLLMQAHAARGGHLLKAEIAEAGPLGSMRDWRRARPVIQWSVTR, encoded by the coding sequence ATGTCTGATGGCCTTTCAAAGCACTGGCTGACGATAATCGGTCTGGGCGAAAATGGACTGGAAGGCCTGTGCGATGCAAGCCGGAAGGCATTGGCCGAAGCCGAAGTGATCTTTGGCGGACCGCGGCATCTGGAACTGGTGAATGCAAGCAGCAGGGGGCAGCCCTGGCCGGTGCCGTTTTCCATTGGTCCGGTGCTGGCAATGCGGGGCCGCAAGGTCGCCGTTCTGGCCTCTGGCGATCCGTTCTGGCATGGCGCCGGCGGGTCTCTGTCCCGGCATCTGGAGGCCGGAGAGTGGGTCTCGCACCCGGTGCCCTCCACCTTTGCGCTGGCGGCGAACCATCTGGCCTGGAAGCTGGAGGAAGTGCTGTGCCATGGCCTGCATGCGGCGCCTTATGCGCGGCTGCGCCCCGTTCTGGGCAACGGGACGCGCGCCATCTGCACAATGCGCGACGGGGCGGCGCCGGCGGAGCTGGCGGAATGGCTGGTGGCTGAAGGGTTCGGCCCCTCGCAGCTTACTGTAATGGAATGCCTCGGCGGGCCGCGCCAGCGGGTGCGCTCTGTCTGCGCTGAAGGGTTCAGCCTCCAGGACATTCAGGCGCCGGTTGCCGTGGCCGTTGAGGCTGCGGGCTGCAAGGGCCTGCCGCAAGCCCCGGGTCTGGCGGATGACCTTTTTGCCAGCGACGGGCAGATCACCAAACGGCCCATCCGGGCGCTGACGCTGTCGGCGCTGGCACCGCGCGCAGGCGAGCTGCTGTGGGATATCGGCGGCGGCTCCGGCTCGGTTTCGGTGGAATGGTGCCTTGCGGCCCCCGGCGCAAGGGCGATCGCATTCGAGCCGCGCGAAAGCCGGCTGCAGAACATCCGTGCCAATGCGGCGGGGTTTGGCCTGGATCACCGGATGACGGCGGTTCCGGGCAAGGCGCCGGACGTGCTGGTGGGCCATCCCCTGCCGGATTGCGTGTTCATCGGCGGCGGCGGGTCGAAGGATTTGCTGGACCATCTGTGGGAAATCCTGCCCGCAGGCACGCGGCTGGTTGCCAATGGTGTCACGCTGGAGACCGAGACCCTGCTGATGCAGGCCCATGCGGCGCGCGGCGGCCACCT
- the cobG gene encoding precorrin-3B synthase, whose amino-acid sequence MSGTLEPKVYGWCPGALRPMMSGDGLVVRVRAPLGKLTVNQARGVARLSQDFGNGLLDISARASLQMRGLREDRYEALIEGLRDLGLLDPDAQAEARRNVLLAPFWQDGDDSHAIATDLSAALTAATGLSLPGKFGFAVDCGEAPVLQDTAADIRIERAGGTLNLRADGAETGKPVTRESAVAEALALARWFLQQGGAPEGRGRMHRLIARRGPPTAHAAPMANARFTAKPGAVPAGTLAAMEFGQMPAATLARLADHGALRLTPWRMLLVEGAASLPPLPGLILDAADPRLQVVACTGAPGCLQALSSTRALARQLAPHVPAGTKLHISGCAKGCACPGTAPLTLTATGQDEFSLIRRGTAADQPVKTRLSAAALRAAPELLKEGS is encoded by the coding sequence ATGAGCGGCACTTTGGAACCCAAGGTCTACGGCTGGTGTCCCGGCGCCCTGCGGCCGATGATGTCCGGCGATGGGCTGGTGGTCCGGGTCCGCGCGCCGCTTGGTAAACTTACCGTTAACCAGGCGCGCGGTGTGGCTAGACTTTCGCAGGACTTCGGCAATGGCCTGCTGGATATCTCCGCCCGTGCCAGCCTGCAGATGCGCGGCCTTCGCGAGGACCGCTATGAGGCGCTGATCGAGGGCCTGCGCGACCTTGGCCTCCTCGACCCGGATGCACAGGCCGAAGCCCGCCGCAATGTCCTCCTCGCTCCCTTCTGGCAGGATGGCGACGACAGCCACGCCATCGCCACCGATCTCAGCGCCGCGCTGACGGCCGCAACGGGCCTGTCCCTGCCCGGGAAATTCGGCTTTGCCGTGGACTGCGGCGAAGCCCCTGTGCTGCAAGACACCGCCGCCGACATCCGCATTGAGCGCGCAGGCGGCACCCTGAACCTGCGCGCCGACGGAGCGGAGACCGGCAAACCCGTCACACGTGAATCCGCCGTTGCCGAAGCCCTGGCCCTGGCCCGCTGGTTTCTGCAGCAGGGCGGCGCGCCCGAAGGCCGCGGCAGGATGCACCGTCTGATCGCGCGCCGCGGGCCGCCGACAGCGCATGCCGCACCGATGGCAAACGCCCGCTTCACCGCAAAACCGGGCGCTGTCCCCGCGGGGACACTGGCCGCTATGGAGTTCGGCCAGATGCCCGCCGCCACGTTGGCACGGCTGGCAGATCATGGGGCCCTCCGCCTCACCCCCTGGCGGATGCTGCTGGTGGAAGGTGCCGCTAGCCTGCCGCCTCTGCCGGGCCTGATCCTGGACGCAGCGGACCCGCGCCTGCAGGTCGTCGCCTGCACCGGCGCGCCCGGCTGCCTGCAGGCGCTTTCCTCCACCAGGGCTTTGGCGCGCCAATTAGCGCCGCATGTCCCCGCGGGGACAAAGCTGCATATCTCCGGCTGCGCCAAGGGCTGCGCCTGCCCGGGCACCGCCCCGCTGACCCTGACCGCCACCGGCCAGGATGAATTCTCCCTGATCCGCCGTGGCACTGCCGCGGATCAGCCCGTAAAGACCCGCCTGAGCGCCGCCGCCTTGCGCGCCGCTCCCGAACTTCTGAAAGAGGGCAGCTGA